A genomic region of Streptomyces rimosus contains the following coding sequences:
- a CDS encoding DUF5993 family protein, which translates to MDTLVFAGLLVALLAVVGNKGRAVVLGWWWLILAATLALLAHHITSSLALTLHY; encoded by the coding sequence ATGGACACCCTCGTCTTCGCCGGCCTGCTGGTCGCGCTCCTGGCGGTCGTGGGCAACAAGGGCCGGGCCGTGGTGCTCGGATGGTGGTGGCTGATACTGGCCGCGACCCTCGCCCTGCTGGCCCACCACATCACCAGCAGTCTTGCGCTGACTCTGCATTACTGA
- a CDS encoding ATP-binding protein produces MAGLEGTEQPRPRSGTAAARWGLSGGLPGVGAQGGPPDEEDLAAKALELVGDPTLEEVRMPSRPESALTARRLTHSVLLGRWSLSPQLTEHAVLLVSELVGNAVRHTGARTFGLRILRRRGWIRIEVRDPSRGLPCLMPVHEMDISGRGLFLVDKLSDRWGVDLLPRGKTTWFEMRVLDR; encoded by the coding sequence ATGGCGGGCCTCGAAGGAACGGAGCAGCCGCGGCCGCGGAGCGGCACGGCCGCCGCACGCTGGGGACTTTCCGGAGGTCTCCCCGGTGTGGGCGCGCAGGGCGGCCCGCCCGACGAGGAGGACCTCGCCGCCAAGGCACTGGAGTTGGTGGGCGACCCCACACTGGAAGAGGTACGGATGCCCTCCCGCCCCGAATCCGCCCTCACCGCCCGCCGGCTGACCCATTCCGTGCTCCTCGGGCGGTGGTCCCTGTCGCCCCAACTCACCGAGCACGCGGTCCTGTTGGTCTCCGAACTGGTCGGCAACGCCGTACGGCACACCGGCGCGCGCACCTTCGGGCTGCGGATCCTGCGCCGCCGTGGCTGGATCCGTATAGAGGTGCGCGACCCCTCCCGCGGCCTGCCCTGCCTGATGCCCGTCCACGAGATGGACATCAGCGGCCGGGGCCTCTTCCTCGTGGACAAGCTCTCCGACCGGTGGGGCGTGGATCTGCTGCCGCGCGGCAAGACGACCTGGTTCGAGATGCGCGTCCTCGACCGCTGA
- a CDS encoding DsbA family protein: MPTSASPTRKIAAIGAVVALVVALVAIGIAVGKAVEGGSDRTAGTPGAAASVSPQQDDDQQNLYDQLARQTSRRTDGDPLAVGRKDAPVVLVEYADYQCSFCGRFTRETQPELIKKFVDDGTLRIEFRNFTIYGADSERAARASWAAGQQGKFWQMHDELYAKTNKGSALAEDKLVEMARKSGVADLEKFRADLDSPAAAAALKKDQEEGYQLGVQSTPSFLVNGRPVAGAQPTAVFEQAVSQAAEQAKKSGGAGKGQGAGKAEEPAK, from the coding sequence ATGCCCACTTCCGCCTCACCCACCCGCAAGATCGCCGCCATCGGCGCAGTCGTCGCCCTGGTGGTGGCGCTCGTCGCCATCGGTATCGCCGTCGGCAAGGCCGTCGAAGGCGGCTCGGACCGCACCGCGGGCACCCCCGGGGCCGCCGCCTCCGTCTCCCCTCAGCAGGACGACGACCAGCAGAATCTGTACGACCAGCTCGCGCGGCAGACCAGCCGGCGCACGGACGGCGACCCGCTCGCCGTCGGCAGGAAGGACGCCCCGGTCGTCCTGGTCGAGTACGCCGACTACCAGTGCTCCTTCTGCGGACGCTTCACCCGCGAGACCCAGCCCGAGCTGATCAAGAAGTTCGTGGACGACGGCACCCTGCGCATCGAGTTCCGCAACTTCACCATCTACGGAGCCGACTCGGAGCGGGCCGCCCGCGCCTCGTGGGCCGCCGGCCAACAGGGCAAGTTCTGGCAGATGCACGACGAGCTGTACGCCAAGACCAACAAGGGCAGCGCGCTCGCCGAGGACAAGCTCGTCGAGATGGCCCGCAAGAGCGGAGTGGCCGACCTCGAAAAGTTCCGCGCCGACCTCGACAGCCCGGCCGCCGCTGCCGCCCTGAAGAAGGACCAGGAGGAGGGCTACCAGCTCGGCGTCCAGTCCACGCCGTCATTCCTCGTCAACGGCCGCCCCGTCGCGGGGGCCCAGCCCACCGCCGTGTTCGAGCAGGCGGTCAGCCAGGCGGCCGAGCAGGCCAAGAAGTCCGGCGGCGCGGGCAAGGGCCAGGGTGCCGGCAAGGCGGAGGAGCCGGCGAAGTGA
- a CDS encoding cytochrome c biogenesis CcdA family protein yields MTDIGYLAAFLGGALALLSPCSALLLPAFFAYSLSNPGRLLARTGVFYLGLATTLVPLGAASTAASRLFNGHRDLLVAIGGWVVIAMGVAQILGLGFAFKRAQQAAARITPRSAVSTFLLGCVYGLAGFCAGPILGAVLTVTAVSGSPVYGASMLAVYALGMALPLFVLALLWDRFSLGSRGWLRGREFSVGKLRLHTTSLLSGLFFIGIGVLFLTFNGTSALPGILDPGSEVRVEQWATRIGNSVPDFVLVALVALVVAAVLGRIALRPEKKREE; encoded by the coding sequence GTGACGGACATCGGCTACCTCGCCGCCTTCCTGGGCGGCGCCCTCGCCCTGCTCAGCCCGTGCAGCGCCCTGCTGCTGCCCGCGTTCTTCGCGTACTCCCTGTCCAACCCCGGCCGGCTGCTGGCCCGTACCGGCGTGTTCTACCTGGGCCTGGCCACCACGCTGGTCCCGCTCGGCGCGGCCAGCACGGCCGCCAGCCGGCTCTTCAACGGCCACCGGGACCTGCTCGTCGCCATCGGCGGCTGGGTGGTGATCGCGATGGGCGTCGCCCAGATCCTCGGCCTCGGCTTCGCCTTCAAGCGCGCCCAGCAGGCGGCGGCCCGGATCACCCCGCGCTCGGCCGTGTCCACGTTCCTGCTGGGCTGCGTCTACGGCCTCGCGGGCTTCTGCGCCGGACCGATCCTGGGAGCGGTGCTCACGGTCACTGCGGTCAGCGGCTCGCCGGTCTACGGCGCCTCCATGCTCGCCGTGTACGCGCTGGGCATGGCGCTTCCGCTGTTCGTGCTCGCGCTGCTCTGGGACCGTTTCTCGCTGGGCAGCCGGGGCTGGCTGCGCGGCCGCGAATTCAGCGTCGGAAAGCTGCGGCTGCACACCACCTCTTTGCTGTCCGGGCTCTTCTTCATCGGAATCGGCGTCCTGTTCCTCACCTTCAACGGAACCAGCGCGCTGCCCGGAATCCTCGACCCGGGCTCGGAGGTCCGCGTCGAGCAATGGGCCACCCGGATCGGCAATTCCGTACCGGACTTCGTCCTGGTCGCCCTGGTCGCGCTCGTCGTCGCGGCGGTGCTGGGCCGTATCGCGCTGCGCCCGGAGAAGAAGCGGGAGGAGTGA